The Desulfovibrio sp. genome includes a region encoding these proteins:
- the uvsE gene encoding UV DNA damage repair endonuclease UvsE, translating to MIRYGFACKTIGVPGADLSALTLARATPENMLAVCRHNLRALGTILRYCASARIPLMRISSDIIPLASHPQNTFDWRAKLHEEFEALRAVLKKTGIRVSMHPGQYTVLNSPRQEVVEHAVADLVFHADFLDALGADGSARIVLHLGGGYGDRASALARLTENLLALPPHVLTRISLENDERTFTIEDALHICKKCGLPAIFDVFHHSLNTPAKGNLAHWLDRAMESWSPQQGRPKLHYSQQLAGGKPGMHSRTIAMREFMEFHQSLGQREVDVMLEVKDKNLSAEKCIQLTNSGLTRQELTAQWARYKYLVLERDQAAYTGIRGLLKAETPDAKGFYALVEQAMEKELYGPQARNAAEHVWGYVDKLASPAEKKRALTGMAELQNGVAALPRVKRLLLTLAERHKVEYLLHSIYFYV from the coding sequence ATGATACGTTATGGATTTGCCTGCAAGACCATCGGGGTACCCGGCGCTGACCTGAGCGCCCTTACCCTTGCGCGGGCCACGCCCGAAAACATGCTCGCCGTGTGCCGCCATAACCTGCGCGCACTGGGAACCATATTGCGCTACTGCGCCTCGGCGCGCATCCCCCTGATGCGCATAAGCTCGGACATCATCCCGCTGGCCTCGCACCCGCAAAACACATTTGACTGGCGTGCCAAGCTGCACGAGGAATTTGAGGCACTGCGCGCAGTGCTGAAGAAAACCGGCATCCGGGTTTCCATGCATCCCGGTCAGTACACGGTGCTTAACTCCCCTCGGCAAGAGGTGGTGGAGCATGCCGTTGCCGACCTTGTATTTCATGCCGACTTTCTTGACGCGTTGGGGGCGGACGGCAGCGCCCGTATAGTGCTGCACCTCGGCGGGGGCTATGGCGACAGGGCTTCGGCTCTGGCTCGACTGACGGAAAACCTGCTGGCCCTGCCGCCGCACGTTCTGACCCGCATCTCTCTTGAAAATGACGAGCGCACCTTCACCATTGAAGATGCGCTGCATATCTGCAAAAAATGCGGCCTGCCTGCCATCTTTGACGTTTTTCACCATTCCCTGAATACCCCGGCAAAGGGGAATCTGGCGCACTGGCTTGATCGCGCTATGGAAAGCTGGAGTCCGCAGCAAGGCCGCCCCAAACTGCACTACAGCCAGCAGCTTGCAGGCGGTAAACCGGGCATGCACTCGCGCACCATTGCCATGCGTGAATTTATGGAATTTCATCAGTCGCTGGGTCAGCGCGAGGTGGATGTGATGCTGGAGGTGAAGGACAAAAACCTCTCAGCCGAAAAATGCATCCAGCTCACCAATTCTGGGCTGACGCGGCAGGAGCTTACGGCCCAGTGGGCCAGATACAAGTATCTGGTGCTGGAACGGGATCAGGCCGCCTACACGGGCATACGCGGCCTGCTCAAGGCGGAGACGCCCGATGCCAAGGGTTTTTATGCGCTGGTGGAGCAGGCCATGGAAAAGGAACTTTACGGGCCGCAGGCGCGCAATGCCGCCGAGCATGTATGGGGCTATGTGGACAAGCTGGCCTCGCCCGCAGAAAAAAAGCGCGCCCTGACGGGCATGGCTGAGCTGCAAAACGGCGTTGCCGCCCTGCCGCGCGTCAAACGCCTGCTGCTGACCCTGGCCGAACGGCATAAGGTGGAATACCTGCTGCACAGCATCTATTTTTATGTGTAG
- a CDS encoding GNAT family N-acetyltransferase, with protein sequence MAAQRGGHSPFLPSGEMERLFHDVRNIYLSGVEVLWVAELAHCGQAASAQHAAGSPLAGFIGCNGTQVEMLFVEPRCFRHGVGRALLEHVRALHSRLTLDVNEQNPQALAFYERQGFKVVGRSALDGQGNPYPLLHMEWQGETA encoded by the coding sequence GTGGCGGCGCAGCGTGGAGGCCACTCACCATTTTTGCCTTCCGGCGAGATGGAACGCCTGTTTCATGATGTGCGCAACATCTATCTGTCGGGCGTGGAAGTTTTATGGGTGGCGGAGCTTGCGCATTGCGGGCAGGCTGCTTCCGCGCAACACGCTGCGGGCAGCCCGTTGGCGGGCTTTATTGGCTGCAACGGCACGCAGGTGGAAATGCTCTTTGTTGAGCCGCGCTGCTTCCGTCACGGTGTGGGCAGGGCGCTTCTGGAGCACGTGCGGGCCTTGCACTCCCGGCTGACGCTGGATGTGAACGAACAGAATCCGCAGGCTCTGGCTTTTTATGAGCGGCAGGGTTTCAAGGTGGTGGGGCGGTCGGCTCTGGATGGGCAGGGCAATCCCTACCCCCTGTTGCACATGGAGTGGCAGGGCGAAACAGCCTGA
- a CDS encoding MOSC domain-containing protein has product MGKIIAICTSQKKGTAKKAVDQANIIENHGIEGDAHAGNWHRQVSLLSWQAIEAFKARGALVANGCFGENLIVDGIDFAALPVGTRIACNDVLLEVTQIGKECHSHCQIFHTMGECIMPTQGVFAKVLHGGAVRTGDMMEVLAPSAGVATPA; this is encoded by the coding sequence ATGGGCAAGATCATAGCCATTTGCACCAGCCAGAAAAAAGGCACGGCCAAAAAGGCCGTGGATCAGGCAAATATTATTGAAAATCATGGCATTGAGGGCGATGCACATGCGGGCAACTGGCACCGTCAGGTGAGTCTGCTTTCGTGGCAGGCCATTGAGGCCTTCAAGGCGAGGGGCGCTCTGGTCGCCAACGGCTGTTTTGGCGAGAATCTGATAGTGGACGGCATTGATTTTGCCGCTCTGCCGGTGGGAACCCGCATTGCGTGTAATGACGTGCTGCTGGAAGTTACGCAGATCGGCAAGGAATGCCACAGCCATTGCCAGATATTCCACACTATGGGTGAATGTATCATGCCCACCCAGGGGGTCTTTGCCAAGGTGCTGCACGGCGGCGCTGTGCGCACGGGCGACATGATGGAAGTATTGGCTCCCTCTGCCGGGGTAGCCACGCCTGCATAA